One segment of Micromonospora parathelypteridis DNA contains the following:
- a CDS encoding TetR/AcrR family transcriptional regulator yields MPSITRRRPSNPDGRAAVEARVLAATERLLQEGVRFTDLGVQRIAAEAGVARSTFYTHFRDKSELLMRLAGTMRESSFDRTGGWDPGGPGDQLAVLTEVFSDVIRIYRTYAPVLAAISEVAAYDEVVREYWTAGLERFVARTVQVLRVEQQAGRTPTSLDAETASRLIVYGGDRFLADHVSTTSADPETDAAAARELAATWWYGAYRRPN; encoded by the coding sequence ATGCCCTCGATCACCCGCCGCCGCCCGAGCAACCCCGACGGGCGAGCCGCCGTCGAAGCACGGGTCCTGGCGGCCACCGAGCGGCTGCTTCAGGAGGGGGTCCGCTTCACCGATCTGGGTGTCCAACGGATCGCCGCCGAGGCGGGGGTGGCGCGGTCGACCTTCTACACCCACTTCCGGGACAAGAGCGAGTTGCTCATGCGCCTCGCCGGCACCATGCGGGAGAGCTCCTTCGACCGGACCGGCGGCTGGGACCCGGGCGGGCCCGGCGATCAACTCGCAGTGCTCACCGAGGTCTTCTCCGACGTGATCCGGATCTACCGGACGTACGCCCCGGTGCTGGCGGCGATCAGCGAGGTCGCCGCGTACGACGAGGTGGTCCGGGAGTACTGGACCGCCGGGCTGGAGCGGTTCGTGGCGCGCACCGTGCAGGTGCTCCGCGTCGAGCAGCAGGCCGGGCGCACCCCCACGAGCCTCGACGCGGAGACCGCGAGTCGACTGATCGTGTACGGCGGTGACCGTTTCCTCGCCGACCACGTCAGCACGACCTCGGCCGACCCCGAGACCGATGCCGCGGCCGCCCGCGAGCTGGCCGCAACCTGGTGGTACGGCGCGTACCGCCGCCCCAACTGA
- a CDS encoding NADPH:quinone reductase yields MKAIVYERNGDPSVLDLVDRPVPEPGAGEVLVRMAVSGVNPTDWKSRRNSPPNGWQIPGQDGAGVVEAVGEGVDRELIGERVWIWEAAYQRPWGTAAEYTLVPVRQAVRLGDASFEVGAALGIPFLTAHRCLTAGEYMPDALRAGALADHTVLVQGGAGAVGNAAIQLARWADATVVATVSSAEKAQLAAAAGASYVINYREQNVVEEVRKIAPDGVHTIVEVAPARNASIDVQVLRHGGAVCMYADDGGSEVSIPIRAMMAPNARWQFVLVYTEPRAAKAQGVKDVAAAANQGAVRVGADAGLPLHHYSLADTAAAHQAVEDSTVGKVLITTSDA; encoded by the coding sequence ATGAAGGCCATCGTGTACGAGCGCAACGGCGACCCTTCGGTGCTTGATCTGGTCGACCGGCCGGTGCCGGAGCCGGGTGCCGGCGAGGTGCTGGTGCGGATGGCGGTCTCCGGGGTGAACCCGACCGACTGGAAGTCCCGCCGCAACTCCCCGCCGAACGGCTGGCAGATCCCCGGACAGGACGGCGCGGGGGTGGTGGAGGCGGTCGGCGAGGGGGTCGACCGTGAGCTGATCGGCGAGCGCGTCTGGATCTGGGAGGCGGCCTATCAGCGGCCGTGGGGCACCGCCGCGGAGTACACGCTGGTGCCGGTCCGACAGGCGGTACGCCTCGGTGACGCGTCGTTCGAGGTGGGGGCTGCCCTGGGCATCCCGTTCCTCACCGCGCACCGCTGTCTCACCGCCGGCGAGTACATGCCGGACGCGCTGCGCGCCGGTGCGCTGGCCGACCACACCGTGCTGGTGCAGGGCGGTGCGGGTGCGGTCGGCAACGCCGCGATCCAGCTCGCCCGTTGGGCTGACGCCACGGTGGTCGCGACGGTTAGCAGTGCGGAGAAGGCGCAGCTCGCGGCGGCGGCGGGCGCTTCCTACGTCATCAACTACCGGGAACAGAACGTGGTCGAGGAGGTCCGCAAGATCGCCCCCGACGGGGTGCACACCATCGTCGAGGTGGCCCCCGCCCGCAACGCCTCGATCGACGTGCAGGTGCTGCGGCACGGCGGCGCGGTCTGCATGTACGCCGACGACGGCGGGAGCGAGGTGAGCATCCCGATCCGGGCGATGATGGCGCCGAACGCGCGCTGGCAGTTCGTGCTGGTCTACACGGAGCCGAGGGCGGCCAAGGCGCAGGGCGTGAAGGACGTGGCCGCGGCGGCCAACCAGGGTGCCGTCCGCGTCGGCGCGGACGCCGGCCTGCCGCTGCACCACTACTCCCTGGCCGATACGGCCGCCGCGCACCAGGCGGTGGAGGACTCGACGGTGGGCAAGGTGCTCATCACCACCAGCGACGCCTGA
- a CDS encoding HAD family hydrolase, whose amino-acid sequence MADAVVFDLDGVIVDSEPVWEEVRRAYVAAHGGTWQPDTQRRLMGMSTGEWAHYLSGELGVDRTAAQVADEVVEEMTRRYRDHVPLIAGADEVVRRLAARWPLGLASSSPTRLIEAALAATGLTDAFDATLSTEQTERGKPAPDVYLTVAQRLDMDPTRCVAVEDSSNGVRSAAAARMRVVAVPHGSYPLDPDAARLAVVTLGAIGELTPELVDDLG is encoded by the coding sequence GTGGCAGATGCGGTGGTCTTCGACCTGGACGGCGTGATCGTGGATTCCGAGCCGGTGTGGGAGGAGGTCCGCCGGGCGTACGTGGCGGCGCACGGCGGGACGTGGCAGCCGGACACGCAACGCCGCCTGATGGGGATGAGCACGGGAGAGTGGGCCCACTACCTCAGCGGCGAGCTGGGCGTTGACCGCACCGCGGCGCAGGTCGCCGACGAGGTGGTCGAGGAGATGACCCGGCGTTACCGGGACCACGTACCGCTGATCGCCGGCGCCGACGAGGTCGTGCGCCGGCTGGCCGCGCGGTGGCCGCTGGGGTTGGCCAGCTCGTCGCCGACCCGGCTCATCGAGGCGGCGCTGGCCGCCACCGGCCTGACCGACGCGTTCGACGCGACCCTCTCCACCGAGCAGACCGAGCGGGGCAAGCCCGCGCCGGACGTGTACCTGACCGTCGCGCAGCGCCTCGACATGGATCCGACCCGCTGCGTGGCCGTGGAGGACTCCTCCAACGGGGTGCGCTCGGCCGCCGCCGCGAGGATGCGGGTGGTGGCGGTGCCGCACGGTTCGTACCCTCTCGACCCGGACGCCGCCCGGCTGGCCGTGGTGACGCTGGGCGCGATCGGTGAGCTGACCCCGGAGCTGGTGGACGACCTGGGTTGA
- the ligD gene encoding non-homologous end-joining DNA ligase gives MPGAPLKPMLAMTGPLPAGDGWAYEFKWDGVRALADISGGGQHLYARSGVEITAAYPELATLPEQVDDALLDGEVVLLGEGGQPSFTALAERMHVRDRNKAARLAAVMPVTYMIFDLLRLNGDDLTGWSYERRREALEGLALGGARWAVPPMFADGPATYDAAGEHGLEGVMAKRVAAVYRPGVRSPDWVKVKLEVTGDFVIGGWRPGARRIGGLLVGVPGPDGRLIYRGRVGGGIGAAIERQLLAELEPLRSGVSPFAPGVPREDARSAIWVSPRVVVEVKYGQRTPDGRLRFPRVLRLRPDKPPEEVDDAG, from the coding sequence GTGCCCGGCGCGCCGCTCAAGCCGATGCTCGCGATGACCGGGCCGCTCCCGGCGGGTGACGGCTGGGCGTACGAGTTCAAGTGGGACGGGGTCCGCGCGCTCGCCGACATCTCCGGCGGTGGTCAGCACCTGTACGCCCGCTCCGGCGTGGAGATCACCGCCGCGTACCCGGAGCTGGCCACTCTGCCCGAGCAGGTCGACGACGCGTTGCTCGACGGCGAGGTGGTGCTGTTGGGGGAGGGCGGTCAGCCGTCGTTCACCGCGTTGGCCGAGCGGATGCACGTGCGGGACCGGAACAAGGCGGCCCGGTTGGCCGCGGTCATGCCGGTCACGTACATGATCTTCGACTTGCTGAGGTTGAACGGCGACGACCTGACCGGCTGGTCGTACGAGCGACGCCGCGAGGCCCTGGAAGGGCTCGCGCTCGGCGGCGCCCGGTGGGCGGTGCCGCCGATGTTCGCCGACGGCCCGGCGACCTACGACGCGGCCGGCGAGCACGGTCTGGAAGGCGTGATGGCCAAGCGGGTAGCCGCCGTCTACCGCCCGGGGGTGCGCTCTCCGGACTGGGTGAAGGTCAAGCTGGAGGTGACCGGCGACTTCGTCATCGGCGGCTGGCGGCCGGGCGCGCGCCGGATCGGCGGGCTGCTGGTCGGGGTGCCCGGCCCGGACGGCCGGTTGATCTACCGGGGTCGGGTGGGCGGCGGGATCGGCGCCGCCATCGAACGGCAACTCCTCGCCGAGCTGGAGCCGCTGCGCTCCGGCGTGTCACCGTTCGCGCCGGGTGTGCCGCGCGAGGATGCCCGGAGCGCCATCTGGGTAAGCCCCCGGGTGGTGGTGGAGGTGAAGTACGGCCAACGCACCCCCGACGGCCGGCTGCGCTTCCCCCGGGTGCTGCGGTTGCGTCCGGACAAGCCTCCGGAGGAGGTCGACGATGCCGGCTGA
- a CDS encoding aldo/keto reductase, giving the protein MKYRLLGTTGVYVSEISLGAMTFGGSGHPLWGTLGGLALPEVQRLVDTALDAGVNFVDTADGYSDGESEELLGKALGKRRRDVVLATKVHSRTGPGPNDVGTSRLHIMQNLEDSLRRLGTDHIDLYQIHNFDQVTPMEEMLRALDDAVRQGKVRYIGAANFAAWQLSKALGISAREKLAGFVSVQEYYSLLGRDVERDVVPMALDAGIGLTVWSPLAGGFLSGKVSRDGAVADSGARSAQPGYASFTPFDPDTAFGVVDVLKGVAERHEVSPARAAVAWLLSRPAVTSVIVGARKHEQLVDNIAASDLTLTAQDLAELDEVTKLPVAYPNWIQEGFFAGLRYPQ; this is encoded by the coding sequence GTGAAGTACCGGCTGTTGGGCACCACCGGGGTCTACGTCTCGGAGATCTCACTCGGCGCGATGACCTTCGGCGGTAGCGGGCACCCGCTCTGGGGCACCCTTGGCGGGCTGGCGTTGCCCGAGGTGCAGCGGCTGGTCGACACCGCGCTGGACGCCGGGGTCAACTTCGTCGACACCGCCGACGGCTACAGCGACGGCGAGAGCGAGGAGTTGCTCGGCAAGGCGCTCGGCAAGCGGCGTCGCGACGTGGTGCTGGCCACCAAGGTGCACTCGCGGACCGGTCCCGGCCCGAACGACGTCGGCACCTCCCGGCTGCACATCATGCAGAACCTGGAGGACAGCCTGCGCCGGCTGGGCACCGACCACATCGACCTGTACCAGATCCACAACTTCGACCAGGTCACTCCCATGGAGGAGATGCTGCGCGCGTTGGACGACGCGGTCCGGCAGGGCAAGGTCCGCTACATCGGCGCCGCCAACTTCGCCGCCTGGCAACTGTCCAAGGCGCTGGGAATCTCCGCCCGGGAGAAGCTGGCCGGCTTCGTCTCGGTGCAGGAGTACTACTCCCTGCTGGGTCGGGACGTCGAGCGCGACGTGGTGCCGATGGCGCTCGACGCGGGCATCGGGCTGACCGTGTGGAGCCCGCTCGCCGGTGGGTTCCTCTCCGGCAAGGTCAGCCGGGACGGCGCCGTCGCCGACAGTGGCGCCCGCAGCGCCCAGCCTGGCTACGCCAGCTTCACGCCGTTCGACCCCGACACCGCCTTCGGCGTGGTCGACGTGCTCAAGGGCGTTGCCGAGCGGCACGAGGTCAGCCCGGCCCGGGCGGCGGTCGCCTGGCTGCTGTCCCGGCCGGCCGTGACCAGCGTGATCGTCGGGGCCCGCAAGCATGAGCAACTGGTGGACAACATCGCCGCCTCGGACCTCACGCTGACCGCGCAGGATCTCGCCGAACTGGACGAGGTCACCAAGCTGCCGGTCGCGTACCCGAACTGGATCCAGGAAGGGTTCTTCGCCGGGCTCCGCTACCCGCAGTGA
- a CDS encoding NUDIX domain-containing protein has translation MSISWADSYVGQLRALAGDRTLMFVGARAVVSDNAGRILLIQRSDNGQWAMPAGAMELGESIADCAVREVREETGLRALRVCAFALYTGPDRTSTNMYGHTYQVFTTAFKVEEWDGQLARATDETTDAGFFPRDRFPAPLSASVAETLADLDVFEQTNRLILK, from the coding sequence GTGAGCATCTCCTGGGCCGACTCGTACGTGGGGCAGTTGCGCGCGCTCGCCGGGGATCGGACGCTGATGTTCGTCGGCGCCCGTGCCGTGGTCAGCGACAACGCTGGACGCATCCTGCTGATCCAACGCTCGGACAACGGCCAGTGGGCCATGCCGGCCGGGGCGATGGAGTTGGGCGAGTCGATCGCCGACTGCGCGGTGCGCGAGGTCCGCGAGGAGACCGGGCTGCGCGCGCTGCGGGTCTGCGCGTTCGCCCTCTACACCGGCCCGGACCGGACCAGCACCAACATGTACGGGCACACGTACCAGGTCTTCACGACGGCCTTCAAGGTGGAGGAGTGGGACGGGCAACTGGCCCGGGCCACCGACGAGACCACCGACGCCGGCTTCTTCCCCCGGGACCGGTTCCCCGCCCCACTCTCCGCCTCGGTCGCCGAAACGCTTGCCGACCTGGACGTCTTCGAGCAGACCAACCGGCTGATCCTCAAGTAG
- the ligD gene encoding non-homologous end-joining DNA ligase: protein MPAERLRVDVEGRPLELSNLDKVLYPAAGFTKGEVIDYYTRISPVLLPHLRDRPVTRIRFPNGVDDKSFFEKNTPAATPDWVRVENLPAPGSTKGRETIDYVVADDLPTLVWLANLAALELHTPQWKVGEHPDMLVVDLDPGPPAGLAECCPVAVLMRDRLALDGVESYPKTSGKKGMQLCCPIAGTQSSDDVSTYARRIAQELEQAHPKLIVSKMAKNLRPGKVFIDWSQNNAAKTTVAPYSLRAQSVPSVSTPLTWDEVEAGARGRKPAVRQFVAAEVLARVEEYDDLLAPLLDGGPELPVR, encoded by the coding sequence ATGCCGGCTGAGCGGCTGAGGGTGGACGTCGAGGGTCGCCCGCTGGAGCTGTCCAACCTGGACAAGGTGCTCTATCCGGCGGCCGGCTTCACCAAGGGCGAGGTGATCGACTACTACACGCGGATCTCGCCGGTGCTGCTGCCGCACCTGCGGGACCGACCGGTCACCCGGATCCGCTTCCCCAACGGGGTGGACGACAAGTCGTTCTTCGAGAAGAACACGCCGGCGGCGACCCCGGACTGGGTACGCGTGGAGAATCTGCCCGCCCCCGGGTCGACCAAGGGCCGGGAGACCATCGACTACGTGGTCGCCGACGATCTCCCCACCCTGGTGTGGCTGGCCAACCTGGCCGCGCTGGAGCTGCACACGCCGCAGTGGAAGGTCGGCGAGCACCCGGACATGCTGGTGGTCGACCTGGACCCGGGGCCGCCGGCCGGGCTCGCCGAGTGTTGCCCGGTGGCGGTGTTGATGCGCGACCGCCTCGCTCTCGACGGGGTCGAGTCGTACCCGAAGACGTCGGGCAAGAAGGGCATGCAGCTCTGCTGCCCGATTGCCGGCACTCAGTCCTCCGATGACGTCTCCACCTACGCCCGGCGGATCGCGCAGGAGTTGGAGCAGGCCCACCCGAAGCTGATCGTGTCGAAGATGGCGAAGAACCTGCGCCCCGGCAAGGTCTTCATCGACTGGAGTCAGAACAACGCGGCGAAGACGACGGTGGCGCCGTACTCGCTGCGAGCCCAGTCGGTGCCATCGGTGTCGACGCCGCTGACCTGGGACGAGGTCGAGGCCGGCGCCCGCGGCCGGAAGCCGGCCGTCCGCCAGTTCGTCGCCGCCGAGGTCCTGGCCCGGGTCGAGGAGTACGACGACCTGCTCGCTCCACTGCTGGACGGCGGCCCGGAACTGCCGGTGCGCTGA
- a CDS encoding FKBP-type peptidyl-prolyl cis-trans isomerase codes for MSERTQQNRSAGQDQSPATKSGRRLAAQLAAKKAADRRRKRNAVISSLAAVAVAAVLIGVFVAIGGGDDKPKTQADATPSASAPAPDAAGAPPAPQLPAGADPALGSKPTVEAGKGDLKKLTVTPLIKGTGPAVQKGQTITTNYLGVFYKDGKEFDSSWSSGQPASFPIGVGQVIPGWDQGLVGVTVGSRVQLDIPGELAYGNDAAAAGGRPTGPLRFVVDVLAAQ; via the coding sequence GTGAGCGAGCGGACGCAGCAGAACCGGTCGGCAGGCCAGGACCAGAGCCCGGCGACCAAGTCGGGCCGCCGGCTGGCCGCCCAGTTGGCAGCGAAGAAGGCGGCCGACCGGAGGCGGAAGCGCAACGCGGTGATCAGCAGCCTCGCCGCCGTCGCCGTGGCCGCGGTGCTGATCGGTGTCTTCGTGGCGATCGGCGGGGGCGACGACAAGCCCAAGACCCAGGCCGACGCGACCCCGTCCGCCTCGGCCCCGGCCCCCGACGCGGCCGGCGCGCCCCCCGCCCCGCAGCTGCCGGCAGGCGCCGACCCGGCGCTGGGCAGCAAGCCGACGGTGGAGGCGGGCAAGGGTGACCTCAAGAAGCTCACGGTCACCCCGCTGATCAAGGGGACCGGCCCGGCGGTGCAGAAGGGTCAGACCATCACCACCAACTACCTGGGCGTGTTCTACAAGGACGGCAAGGAGTTCGACTCCTCCTGGAGCTCCGGCCAGCCGGCCTCCTTCCCGATCGGCGTGGGTCAGGTCATCCCCGGTTGGGACCAGGGTCTGGTCGGCGTGACCGTGGGCAGCCGGGTGCAGCTCGACATCCCGGGCGAGCTGGCGTACGGCAACGACGCCGCCGCCGCCGGTGGGCGCCCGACCGGCCCGCTGCGCTTCGTGGTGGACGTGCTCGCCGCCCAGTGA
- a CDS encoding DUF4241 domain-containing protein: MPYTPDLDRLLTPGARFTDEHGAYLIEAHPVGDIVLPTGRVVGCDPLVCPEAEPFTVTVPPGRHSARAWVAVVLREDAEVDRRVAALELVVSDEPTTRWELAVAGDQDIATLGADDYFGYGVDAGAGTLADPTALAALEGWDEDRVEEVFIPAELPASPVPGLITAVLDEASGANVVTVATGWGDGCYGTWIGRAADGRVTSFVTDFMVVPE, from the coding sequence ATGCCGTACACCCCTGATCTGGACCGGTTGCTGACGCCCGGTGCCCGCTTCACCGATGAGCATGGCGCGTACCTGATCGAGGCCCACCCGGTGGGCGACATCGTGTTGCCGACCGGCCGGGTGGTCGGGTGTGACCCGCTGGTCTGCCCGGAGGCCGAGCCGTTCACGGTGACCGTGCCGCCGGGGCGGCATTCCGCGCGCGCCTGGGTGGCCGTGGTGCTCCGCGAGGACGCCGAGGTGGACCGGCGGGTGGCCGCACTGGAGCTGGTGGTCTCCGACGAGCCGACCACCCGCTGGGAGCTGGCCGTCGCTGGCGACCAGGACATCGCCACGCTCGGCGCGGACGACTACTTCGGGTACGGGGTGGACGCGGGCGCCGGCACCCTCGCCGACCCGACGGCGCTCGCCGCCCTGGAGGGCTGGGACGAAGACCGGGTCGAGGAGGTCTTCATCCCGGCCGAGTTGCCCGCGTCGCCGGTCCCGGGGCTGATCACCGCTGTTCTGGACGAGGCCAGCGGCGCCAACGTGGTGACCGTGGCCACCGGCTGGGGCGACGGCTGCTACGGCACCTGGATCGGGCGGGCCGCCGACGGCCGGGTGACGTCGTTCGTGACCGACTTCATGGTGGTCCCGGAATAA
- the ku gene encoding non-homologous end joining protein Ku codes for MRAIWKGAVSFGLVSIGVKLYSATEEKDIRFHQVHREDGGRIRYKRTCSVCGEEVTYDDIAKGYDIGGGEMVILTDEDFADLPLTSSRAIDVLEFVPAEQVDPILYNKAYFLEPEGTATKPYVLLRDALIDSERVAIVKVALRQREQLATLRVREGVLLLNTMLWPDEIRNPGFGFLDEDLKVRPPELAMASSLIDSMTGEFEPDVFTDDYRAALQEVIDAKVEGREVVQPEEAEEAPAAAVDLMAALKASVERAKAARGEQPARGGGGGGEPTPISSARSAKKAAEKKAAKAPAKKTAAKKTAEKKTAEPAKKTAAKKTTAKKAEPAKKTAARKTAPRKSA; via the coding sequence ATGCGTGCCATCTGGAAGGGAGCCGTGTCGTTCGGGCTCGTCTCGATCGGGGTGAAGCTCTACTCCGCGACCGAGGAGAAGGACATTCGGTTCCACCAGGTGCACCGTGAGGACGGCGGCCGGATCCGCTACAAGCGCACCTGCTCGGTCTGCGGCGAGGAGGTCACCTACGACGACATCGCCAAGGGCTACGACATCGGCGGCGGCGAGATGGTGATCCTCACCGACGAGGATTTCGCCGACCTGCCGCTGACCAGCTCACGCGCGATCGACGTGCTGGAGTTCGTCCCGGCCGAGCAGGTCGACCCGATCCTCTACAACAAGGCGTACTTCCTGGAGCCGGAGGGCACGGCGACCAAGCCGTACGTGCTGCTGCGCGACGCGCTGATCGACTCGGAGCGGGTGGCCATCGTCAAGGTGGCGCTGCGCCAGCGGGAGCAGCTCGCCACGCTCCGGGTCCGCGAGGGTGTGCTGCTGCTCAACACCATGCTCTGGCCGGACGAGATCCGTAACCCGGGTTTCGGTTTCCTCGACGAGGACCTCAAGGTGCGCCCGCCGGAACTGGCGATGGCCAGCTCCCTGATCGACTCGATGACCGGCGAGTTCGAGCCGGACGTCTTCACCGACGACTACCGGGCGGCGCTGCAGGAGGTCATCGACGCCAAGGTGGAGGGCCGGGAGGTCGTCCAGCCCGAGGAGGCCGAGGAGGCGCCGGCCGCCGCGGTGGACCTGATGGCCGCGTTGAAGGCCTCGGTGGAGCGCGCCAAGGCTGCCCGGGGCGAGCAACCCGCACGCGGTGGTGGCGGTGGCGGCGAGCCGACACCCATCTCGTCGGCCCGGTCGGCCAAGAAGGCGGCCGAGAAGAAGGCGGCCAAGGCACCGGCGAAGAAGACAGCGGCGAAGAAGACCGCCGAGAAGAAGACCGCCGAGCCGGCGAAGAAGACGGCCGCCAAGAAGACCACCGCGAAGAAGGCCGAGCCGGCGAAGAAGACGGCCGCGCGCAAGACCGCACCCCGCAAGAGCGCCTGA
- a CDS encoding fatty acid--CoA ligase produces the protein MRSTMMDAPLQVSRILEHGAGVHGTAEVVTWTGAEPRRMTYAEVGRAAARLAHALRDECGVTGDERVATFMWNNNEHLVAYFAVPSMGAVLHTLNIRLFPDQVVYIANHAEDRVVLVDSTLIPLLARVIGELTTVRHVVVVGGGDPAPLVAAAGARITVHHWDALLADRPEVYDWPEVDERDAAALCYTSGTTGNPKGVAYSHRSIYLHSLQVCMPEGFGLGPTDRELAIVPMFHAMSWGLPYAAFLSGASLIMPDRFLQAAPIAEMIAAERPTLAGAVPTIWTDLLAYLDTHDVDTSSLTEVIVGGSACPPALMHAFDERHGIDVIHAWGMTEMSPLGSVSRPPAGATGEQAWRYRYTQGRVPAGVQARIVGPSGEPLPADGKSVGELEVRGPWVTARYVGDDAPDEEKFRDGWLRTGDVGTLSPDGYIMLTDRAKDVIKSGGEWISSVELENALMAHPAVLEACVVGVPDERWDERPLATVVVREGASVTAEELRDFLAGSVARWQLPERWAFIDTVPKTSVGKFDKKVVRSRYAEGELTVQELSAP, from the coding sequence ATGCGTAGCACGATGATGGACGCCCCTCTGCAGGTCTCCCGGATCCTCGAACACGGCGCAGGAGTGCACGGCACGGCCGAGGTGGTCACCTGGACCGGCGCCGAGCCCCGCCGGATGACGTACGCCGAGGTGGGCCGCGCCGCTGCGCGGCTGGCACACGCGCTGCGTGACGAGTGCGGGGTGACCGGCGACGAGCGGGTCGCCACGTTCATGTGGAACAACAACGAGCACCTGGTGGCCTACTTCGCGGTGCCGAGCATGGGTGCCGTGCTGCACACGCTCAACATCCGACTCTTTCCCGACCAGGTCGTCTACATCGCCAACCACGCCGAGGACCGGGTGGTGCTGGTCGACAGCACGCTCATCCCGCTACTGGCCCGGGTGATCGGCGAGTTGACCACGGTGCGGCACGTGGTGGTGGTCGGCGGCGGCGACCCGGCCCCGCTGGTGGCGGCGGCCGGAGCCCGGATCACCGTGCACCACTGGGACGCGCTGCTCGCCGACCGGCCCGAGGTGTACGACTGGCCCGAGGTGGACGAGCGCGACGCCGCGGCGCTCTGCTACACCTCGGGCACCACCGGCAACCCGAAGGGTGTGGCCTACTCGCACCGGTCCATCTACCTGCACTCGTTGCAGGTCTGCATGCCGGAGGGTTTCGGGCTCGGGCCGACCGACCGGGAGCTGGCCATCGTGCCGATGTTCCACGCCATGTCGTGGGGTCTGCCGTACGCGGCCTTTCTCTCCGGCGCGTCGCTGATCATGCCGGACCGGTTCCTCCAGGCCGCGCCGATCGCCGAGATGATCGCCGCCGAGCGGCCCACGCTGGCCGGGGCGGTGCCGACCATCTGGACCGATCTGCTGGCCTACCTGGACACTCACGATGTGGACACCTCGTCGCTCACCGAGGTGATCGTGGGCGGGTCGGCCTGCCCGCCGGCGCTGATGCACGCGTTCGACGAGCGGCACGGTATCGACGTCATCCACGCCTGGGGGATGACCGAGATGTCCCCGCTGGGGTCGGTCTCGCGTCCGCCGGCCGGTGCGACCGGCGAGCAGGCGTGGCGGTACCGCTACACGCAGGGGCGGGTGCCGGCGGGCGTGCAGGCGCGGATCGTCGGCCCGTCGGGCGAGCCGTTGCCCGCCGACGGAAAGTCCGTGGGTGAGCTGGAGGTCCGTGGGCCGTGGGTGACCGCCCGGTACGTCGGTGACGACGCCCCGGACGAGGAGAAGTTCCGCGACGGCTGGCTGCGTACCGGCGACGTGGGCACGCTCTCGCCGGATGGCTACATCATGCTGACCGACCGCGCCAAGGACGTGATCAAGTCCGGGGGTGAGTGGATTTCGTCGGTGGAGTTGGAGAACGCGCTGATGGCCCACCCGGCGGTGCTGGAGGCGTGCGTGGTGGGTGTGCCGGACGAGCGGTGGGACGAGCGACCGTTGGCCACCGTGGTCGTGCGGGAGGGCGCATCGGTGACCGCGGAGGAGCTCCGGGACTTCCTGGCCGGCTCGGTGGCTCGCTGGCAGTTGCCCGAGCGCTGGGCGTTCATCGACACGGTGCCGAAGACCAGCGTGGGCAAGTTCGACAAGAAGGTCGTCCGTTCGCGGTACGCCGAGGGCGAGCTGACCGTCCAGGAGCTTTCCGCCCCGTAA
- a CDS encoding SCO6745 family protein — MWAHFEPVHAVTYLHPRARAAYEAVGLRGYWRGYFAGRAAPLGAVEAAPVIAVFFNFAPPMVARALPAVWRLATPQEALRARLTGAVQALAELTYELPETHLAEAADLLVRAASAVQTGGRVLGAVNAAQPVGEYPLAQLWQAATTLREHRGDGHVAALVAAGLDPVETLAWRVASDGTAPQYLLGRGWTEEQWHAAHERLVQRGWLTPDGTATEHGQAEFQAVEDATDRAAAHPWEALGQDGTDRLRELLEPIARSCHAAIPPESPIGLPALPG; from the coding sequence ATGTGGGCGCATTTCGAGCCGGTGCACGCGGTCACCTACCTGCACCCCCGGGCCCGTGCCGCGTACGAGGCGGTCGGGTTGCGCGGCTACTGGCGGGGTTACTTCGCCGGTCGCGCCGCGCCGCTGGGTGCCGTAGAGGCCGCCCCGGTGATCGCCGTCTTCTTCAACTTCGCGCCGCCGATGGTGGCCCGCGCGCTGCCGGCGGTGTGGCGCCTGGCCACCCCGCAGGAGGCGCTGCGCGCCCGCCTGACCGGCGCGGTGCAGGCGCTCGCCGAGCTGACCTACGAGCTGCCGGAGACGCATCTGGCCGAGGCCGCCGACCTGTTGGTCCGGGCCGCCTCGGCGGTGCAGACGGGCGGCCGGGTGCTCGGCGCGGTCAACGCGGCGCAACCGGTCGGCGAATATCCCCTCGCTCAGCTCTGGCAGGCTGCCACCACGCTGCGCGAGCACCGGGGCGACGGGCACGTGGCGGCGCTGGTGGCCGCCGGGCTGGACCCGGTGGAGACGCTGGCCTGGCGGGTGGCATCGGACGGCACGGCACCGCAGTACCTGCTGGGCCGGGGCTGGACCGAGGAGCAGTGGCACGCCGCCCACGAGCGGCTGGTGCAGCGGGGCTGGCTGACCCCCGACGGCACGGCGACCGAGCACGGCCAGGCCGAGTTCCAGGCCGTCGAGGACGCCACCGACCGGGCTGCCGCGCACCCGTGGGAGGCACTCGGCCAGGACGGCACCGACCGGCTACGCGAGCTGCTGGAGCCGATTGCCCGGTCCTGCCACGCGGCGATCCCGCCGGAGAGCCCGATCGGGCTGCCCGCGCTGCCCGGCTGA